The following proteins come from a genomic window of Salvia hispanica cultivar TCC Black 2014 chromosome 4, UniMelb_Shisp_WGS_1.0, whole genome shotgun sequence:
- the LOC125221640 gene encoding uncharacterized protein LOC125221640 — translation MRSSSIWTENSASSAAATPTSSSNSRQLAPPLVEPARDSDLRQSNVLKLLAHRELCPQTKRTPRRFWRKASVHHGKSSGSKCELAKDVRQELQSWGEAESLLHLSAKYCPLLPPPRSTIAAAFSPDGKTLASTHGDHTVKIIDCKSGTCLKVLSGHRRTPWVVRFHPLYAEVLASGSLDHEVRLWNAKTAECIGSRDFYRPIASIAFHAHGEILAVASGHKLYIWHYNRRGEASSPTIILKTRRSLRAVHFHPHGAPFLLTAEVNDLDSSDPAIAFATSPGYSRYPPPTIYIADAHSIVQSSSGNELPIMSIPFLIGPSITRGDNTLLPQQAGVEMSSYVPYQRSVSSASVRLLTYSTPSGQYELVLSPIQSPVREEQQNNLSLRETDDAIPLPAIDSMETDVQAEESNLFLRFGDPAYWDLPFLQGWLIGQSQAGQRITHAQIGGSNEGLPSYNGIANASSIVPPVIPNVGSRASGRAGSRHRSSRSRTRTATGFGGSAAFNNIPPEQGSSHSLTTQVQSEVATSLAAAAELPCTVKLRIWSHDLENPCAPLDTSRRLLTIPHAVLCSEMGAYFSPCGRFLATCVACILPNIDADPGLQGQVQHDLTWASTSPTRHPVSAHQIIYELRIYSLEKATFGSVLQSRAIRAAHCLTSIQFSPTSDHLLLAYGRRHSSLLKSIVIDGDTTIPIYTILEIYRVSDMELVRVLPSAEDEVNVACFHPSVGGGFIYGTKEGKLRILQCDISHGFKNEGSCGPDDNVLEVQTHALDG, via the exons ATGAGGTCGTCCTCAATTTGGACGGAGAATTCCGCCTCGTCGGCTGCTGCCACGCCAACATCATCATCGAATTCTAGGCAGCTTGCACCTCCGCTTGTGGAGCCTGCTCGTGACTCGGATTTGAGGCAAAG TAATGTGCTGAAATTGTTAGCTCATAGAGAGTTATGCCCTCAAACAAAGAGAACACCTAGAAGGTTTTGGAGAAAGGCATCGGTTCACCATGGTAAATCATCTGGATCAAAATGTGAATTAGCAAAAGATGTGAGACAAGAACTTCAGTCATG GGGAGAGGCAGAGTCATTACTGCATTTATCAGCTAAGTATTGTCCTTTACTGCCTCCACCAAGGTCAACCATTGCGGCGGCATTTAGTCCTGATGGGAAGACATTGGCTTCTACACA CGGAGACCATACAGTGAAGATAATTGATTGTAAAAGTGGAACGTGCTTAAAGGTGTTGAGTGGCCATCGGAGGACACCTTGGGTG GTTAGGTTCCATCCACTCTATGCAGAAGTTCTTGCTAGTGGAAGTTTGGACCATGAAGTTCGCTTGTGGAACGCGAAGACAGCGGAGTGTATTGGGTCTCgtgattttt ACCGTCCTATAGCTTCTATTGCCTTCCATGCGCACGGAGAAATTTTAGCTGTAGCATCAGGCCATAAG CTGTATATATGGCATTATAACAGAAGAGGTGAGGCTTCCTCACCAACAATTATATTGAAGACTCGGCGTTCTCTCCGTGCAGTGCATTTTCATCCTCATGGTGCTCCATTTCTTCTAACTGCTGAG GTCAATGATCTGGACTCCTCAGATCCTGCAATTGCTTTTGCAACATCCCCTGGGTACTCGCGCTACCCCCCtcctactatatatatagcaGATGCTCACTCCATTGTTCAGTCAAGTTCAGGAAATGAGTTGCCCATTATGTCTATACCATTTCTGATAGGGCCTTCTATTACTAGAGGTGATAATACATTACTTCCCCAACAGGCGGGTGTTGAAATGAGTTCTTATGTTCCATATCAAAGGAGTGTTTCTTCTGCCTCTGTGCGACTTCTCACTTATTCAACTCCATCCGGTCAGTATGAACTCGTATTGTCTCCAATCCAATCTCCTGTGCGGGAAGAGCAACAAAATAATCTGTCATTGAGGGAAACGGATGATGCTATTCCTCTACCTGCTATTGATTCCATGGAGACAGATGTGCAAGCTGAGGAGAGCAATCTGTTTCTTCGATTTGGCGATCCAGCATACTGGGACCTTCCTTTTCTGCAAGGGTGGTTGATTGGTCAAAGTCAAGCTGGACAGCGTATAACGCATGCACAAATTGGTGGTTCCAACGAAGGTTTGCCATCCTATAATGGAATAGCAAATGCATCATCTATTGTTCCTCCAGTAATTCCTAATGTTGGTTCAAGAGCTTCCGGAAGAGCAGGTTCACGACACCGTTCTTCACGCTCGCGAACAAGAACTGCAACTGGATTCGGTGGTAGTGCTGCTTTTAACAATATTCCACCAGAGCAGGGCAGTTCACACTCTTTGACAACCCAAGTCCAGTCTGAGGTAGCTACCTCACTGGCTGCAGCTGCTGAATTGCCTTGCACTGTGAAGCTGAGAATATGGTCTCATGATTTGGAAAATCCATGTGCACCTCTTGACACATCACGCCGTCTGTTAACAATTCCCCATGCCGTGCTTTGTAG TGAAATGGGTGCCTACTTTTCACCGTGCGGAAGGTTCTTGGCTACTTGTGTGGCATGTATCCTACCAAATATTGATGCCGATCCAGGACTGCAAGGCCAGGTTCAGCATGATCTTACATGGGCCTCAACTTCTCCAACTAGACATCCAGTCTCCGCACACCAAATTATTTATGAGCTAAGGATATATTCCCTTGAGAAGGCTAC ATTTGGATCCGTTCTACAATCCCGGGCAATTAGAGCTGCTCATTGTTTGACCTCGATACAG TTTTCACCAACCTCAGACCATCTGTTACTGGCTTATGGTCGACGCCACAGTTCACTTCTTAAAAGCATTGTCATTGATGGAGACACAACTATACCAATTTATACAATTCTTGAG ATATACAGAGTTTCAGATATGGAACTCGTGAGAGTTCTTCCCAGTGCAGAAGATGAGGTTAATGTAGCTTGTTTCCATCCTTCAGTTGGTGGTGGCTTTATATATGGCACTAAG GAAGGAAAACTGAGGATTCTTCAGTGTGATATATCTCATGGATTTAAGAATGAGGGGTCCTGTGGTCCTGATGACAATGTGTTAGAG GTTCAGACTCATGCATTGGACGGCTGA
- the LOC125222263 gene encoding LOW QUALITY PROTEIN: myosin-6-like (The sequence of the model RefSeq protein was modified relative to this genomic sequence to represent the inferred CDS: substituted 3 bases at 3 genomic stop codons), whose protein sequence is MTKLAYLHEPGVLYNLKCRYNMNEIYTYTGNILIAVNPFQRLPHLYNDNMMEKYKGMAIGELSPHPYAIADNAYRQMIKEDISQAILVSGESGAGKTESTKSLMTYLAYMGGSVGVEGGKRTVEQQVLESSPVLEAFGNAKTVRNNNSSRFGKFVEIQFNNRGRISGAAIRTYLLERSRVCQLSDPERNYHCFYMLCAAPEKDAEKYKLKNPREFHYLNQSNCYELDGVDDSKEYLTTRRAMDIVGISDEEQDGIFRVVAAILHLGNIEFEKESDGDGSHPKDDQSRFHLKTVAELLMCDEQCLEDSLCKRVMVTRDETITKSLNATDAAVSRDALAKIVYSRLFDWLVDKINNSIGQDSTSKLLIGLLDIYGFESFNTNSFEQFCINLTNEKLQQHFNQHVFKMEQEEYTKEEIDWSYIEFVDNQDILDLIEKKPGGIIALLDEACMFPRSTHETFAEKLYQTFKDHKRFSKPKLSRTGFTICHYAGEVTYQTELFLDKNKDYVIFEHQNLLSNSSCTFVSSLFPPLPEESSKSSKFSSIGSRFKQQLQSLLETLSATEPHYVRCIKPNNYLKPSIFENSNVLQQLRCGGVMEAIRISCAGYPTRKTFQEFINRFKILDPSASNGSCDEVTGCKKLLQKAALEGYQIGKTKVCLRAGQMAELDSVRNQVLGISASVVQTKFRSFFAHKNFVILRMAAIQIQALCRGQVARCIYERKRRKIAATTIQKGGRMFMFRKTFAILSSSAIVIQAGVRGIAARSELLFRRRNTAAILIQKHSKGYLASHHFSRLKGASISMQCAYRVIKARKELRLLRTAAKETGALQEAKEKLEKQLEELTSELELEKRQRHDIEEAKNREIAKLQSALAEIRTQDPEALEKVSAHVPAAVSEQVSPAVSEQGPPVKDGSVIDNEAVQKLTAENEKLKVFQVYFKYILEKDTFHNXXXALVNSESVVQILAMEAETDIVKLKTDIQRLVEKISEMETAEKNLRRQALMNNPSGKLSGHLPPTTHELLSAASSKRFGTEADSALRKSIIERQRESVDALIRCIKKDIGFSEGKPVAALTIYKCLFHWRSFEADRTNVFDLLIQIIGSAIEDEENNCHMAYWLCNTSTLLFLLQRTLKSPSSSQPPQPTSFFGRMAQSFRGSPSFANISIGGLDGIKLIEAKYPASLFQEQLTAYIEKIYGITRDNAKKELTPVLSSCIEALKNSPSQSAGESATRNWQSVIDCLNGLLSTLKDNFVPPVLVQKIFEQLFAYINVLLFNSLLSHKECCTFNSGEYVKTGLTEFELWYGDTHEYAGSSLEELKYVQQAVKLLIMQQKAELTYDDLTTELCPILSSQQLYRICTIFGDDNESDNVPPEVLSKLKTLAEEDSTDPDNNSYLLEDNSSIPLPVEELSSTRQDLNFKGVKPPEELLENPAFEFLQG, encoded by the exons ATGACAAAGCTTGCTTACCTGCATGAACCGGGTGTTCTGTACAATTTGAAATGCAGATAtaatatgaatgaaatatat ACCTATACAGGTAACATATTGATAGCTGTGAATCCTTTTCAACGTCTACCCCATCTTTACAACGATAATATGATGGAAAAGTACAAAGGAATGGCGATTGGAGAGCTGAGCCCACACCCTTATGCTATTGCTGACAATGCTTACAG GCAAATGATAAAAGAGGATATAAGCCAAGCGATCTTGGTTAGTGGAGAGAGCGGAGCTGGTAAAACTGAAAGCACCAAGAGTTTAATGACATATCTTGCTTACATGGGAGGCAGTGTAGGGGTTGAGGGGGGGAAGCGCACTGTGGAGCAGCAAGTACTCGAG tCAAGTCCTGTTCTTGAAGCTTTCGGTAATGCAAAGACAGTGAGAAATAACAATTCAAG TCGCTTCGGCAAATTTGTGGAGATTCAGTTTAATAATAGGGGTAGAATATCCGGAGCTGCGATCAGAACTTATTTGCTGGAAAGATCACGAGTTTGCCAACTTTCAGATCCCGAAAGAAACTACCATTGCTTCTATATGCTTTGTGCTGCGCCAGAAAAG GATGCTGAAAAATACAAACTGAAGAATCCAAGGGAATTCCATTATTTGAACCAGTCCAATTGCTATGAATTGGATGGTGTTGATGATTCCAAAGAGTATCTTACTACAAGGAGGGCAATGGATATAGTTGGAATCAGTGATGAGGAGCAG GACGGAATTTTTCGAGTTGTGGCTGCAATTCTTCATTTGGGCAACATTGAGTTCGAGAAGGAAAGTGATGGTGATGGTTCTCATCCCAAGGATGATCAATCACGATTCCATCTTAAAACCGTTGCAGAGCTGTTGAT GTGTGACGAACAATGTCTTGAAGACTCCTTGTGCAAACGTGTAATGGTTACTCGTGATGAGACCATAACAAAAAGCCTTAATGCGACCGACGCTGCAGTCAGTAGGGATGCTTTGGCTAAAATTGTCTATTCAAGATTGTTCGACTG GTTAGTTGATAAGATCAACAATTCTATTGGACAAGATTCTACTTCTAAACTCTTAATCGGACTGCTGGATATTTATGGCTTCGAGAGTTTCAATACAAACAG TTTTGAGCAATTTTGCATAAACTTAACTAATGAGAAACTGCAGCAACATTTCAATCAG CATGTTTTCAAGATGGAACAAGAAGAATATACAAAAGAAGAGATTGACTGGAGTTACATAGAATTTGTAGATAACCAAGATATTCTTGATCTTATTGAAAAG AAACCAGGTGGCATCATTGCTCTCCTTGATGAGGCTTG TATGTTTCCAAGATCTACGCATGAGACATTTGCGGAGAAGCTGTACCAGACATTCAAAGATCACAAGCGTTTTAGCAAGCCAAAGCTGTCGCGTACTGGTTTCACCATTTGCCATTATGCGGGTGAG GTTACGTACCAGACGGAACTTTTTCTGGATAAAAACAAAGACTATGTTATTTTTGAGCATCAGAATCTCCTTAGTAATTCAAGTTGCACCTTTGTCTCTAGCCTCTTCCCACCTTTACCCGAAGAATCTTctaaatcatcaaaattttcatcaattGGTTCTCGATTCAAG cAACAACTGCAATCTTTGCTTGAGACTCTTAGTGCAACCGAACCTCATTATGTTCGCTGTATAAAACCTAATAACTATCTGAAGCCTTCAATCTTTGAGAATAGTAATGTTCTGCAGCAACTCCGTTGTGGG GGTGTTATGGAGGCAATCAGGATCAGTTGTGCTGGATATCCCACTCGAAAGacttttcaagaatttatAAACCGTTTCAAAATTCTTGATCCTAGTGCATCAAATGGAAG TTGCGACGAAGTCACTGGTTGTAAAAAGCTTTTGCAGAAAGCCGCTCTTGAAGGTTATCAG ATTGGCAAAACTAAAGTGTGTCTCAGAGCTGGTCAGATGGCAGAACTAGATTCTGTTCGTAACCAGGTCCTTGGGATATCAGCAAGTGTAGTCCAGACAAAATTTCGTTCATTCTTTGCGCATAAAAATTTCGTTATATTACGAATGGCAGCCATACAAATCCAAGCTCTGTGCAGAG GGCAAGTTGCAAGGTGTATTTATGAGCGTAAGAGGAGAAAGATTGCTGCTACAACGATCCAGAAAGGTGGAAGGATGTTTATGTTTAGGAAGACTTTTGCAATTTTATCGTCTTCTGCAATTGTTATCCAAGCAGGAGTTAGAGGAATAGCTGCTCGCAGTGAGCTTCTATTTAGAAGGAGAAATACAGCAGCTATTCTTATCCAG AAACACTCCAAAGGATACTTGGCCAGCCATCATTTCTCGCGCTTGAAGGGGGCATCGATTTCAATGCAATGTGCTTATAGAGTAATTAAAGCTCGCAAAGAACTACGGCTACTTAGAACG GCTGCAAAGGAAACTGGTGCACTCCAAGAAGCCAAAGAAAAGCTAGAAAAGCAGCTTGAAGAGCTCACGTCAGAGTTGGAGTTGGAGAAGCGCCAGCGA CATGACATCGAGGAAGCCAAAAATCGTGAAATTGCAAAATTACAATCTGCTTTGGCGGAAATAAGAACGCAAGATCCTGAAGCTCTAGAGAAGGTATCCGCGCATGTTCCTGCTGCAGTATCCGAGCAAGTTTCTCCAGCAGTATCCGAGCAAGGTCCTCCTGTAAAAGATGGCTCAGTAATTGATAATGAAGCAGTCCAGAAATTAACTGCTGAAAATGAAAAGCTGAAGGTATTTCAGGTCTACTTTAAATATATCTTGGAGAAAGATACGTTCCATAACTAATGATAGGCTTTGGTAAATTCTGAATCGGTGGTTCAGATTTTAGCTATGGAGGCAGAGACAGATATAGTTAAGCTGAAGACAGATATCCAGAG ACTTGTAGAGAAAATTTCTGAGATGGAAACAGCAGAAAAGAATCTCCGCCGACAGGCTTTAATGAATAATCCTTCAGGAAAACTATCTGGACATTTACCTCCAACTACTCAT GAACTTTTAAGCGCAGCATCCAGTAAAAGATTTGGTACAGAAGCCGATAGTGCACTGAGGAAATCTATCATCGAAAGGCAACGT GAGTCCGTAGATGCTCTTATTAGGTGCATCAAAAAAGACATTGGTTTCAGTGAAGGAAAACCAGTTGCTGCACTTACAATTTACAAATGCCTGTTCCATTGGAGATCTTTTGAAGCTGATAGAACTAATGTTTTTGATCTGCTTATTCAGATTATTGGTTCAGCAATAGAG GATGAGGAAAACAACTGTCATATGGCTTACTGGCTTTGCAACACATCTACACTACTGTTTTTACTCCAACGAACCCTTaaatctccttcttcatctCAACCTCCTCAGCCCACCTCATTTTTCGGAAGAATGGCTCAA AGTTTCCGGGGGTCCCCATCCTTCGCCAACATTTCTATAGGTGGGCTTGATGGAATAAAACTGATTGAAGCCAAGTATCCAGCTTCACTTTTCCAGGAGCAGCTGACTGCTTATATTGAGAAGATTTACGGTATTACTCGAGATAATGCAAAGAAGGAATTGACCCCGGTTCTTTCTTCATGTATTGAG GCACTCAAAAATTCCCCGAGTCAATCTGCTGGCGAAAGTGCTACTAGGAACTGGCAAAGCGTCATTGATTGTTTAAACGGGCTTCTAAGTACactgaaagataatttt GTTCCACCAGTTCTTGTGCAGAAAATCTTCGAGCAGCTTTTCGCTTATATAAACGTTCTGCTGTTCAATAG CCTTCTTAGCCATAAAGAGTGTTGCACGTTCAACAGTGGTGAATATGTAAAGACGGGGTTAACAGAATTTGAACTTTGGTACGGGGACACCCACGAG TATGCAGGCTCATCACTGGAAGAACTAAAATATGTGCAGCAGGCTGTAAAACTTCTG ATCATGCAACAGAAAGCGGAACTAACTTATGATGATCTTACAACTGAACTTTGCCCT ATACTGAGCAGTCAGCAGCTTTATAGAATATGTACTATTTTTGGGGATGATAATGAATCAGATAATGTACCTCCAGAA GTACTTTCTAAGCTAAAGACACTTGCAGAGGAGGACTCTACCGATCCTGATAACAACTCGTACTTGTTGGAGGATAATTCCAG CATCCCGTTGCCGGTTGAAGAACTCAGCAGTACCCGCcaagatttaaattttaaaggcGTAAAACCACCCGAAGAACTTCTTGAAAATCCAGCCTTTGAGTTCTTACAGGGTTAA